CAGTCCCTTCCAAGCCGAATTCTGCTCCTCTGTGCAGCCTTCCttgctctcccttctctcctctgcatctcttgcAGAGCGCCAGAGCCCGACGTCTCACTCGCATCCTCTCCTGCAAGCCTGCTTATAACTGGTTCTCTCCGCATCCCAGGGCCTTGCACCGTTCCTTGCACTGGGAGCTACCCATCCAAGTATGTTTCCGACTTAAGGACTCACAAGCAGAGGCTAGTGTCCCTCAGCCCGGCTTCCAGGTGCCCCCTCTTCCCTCACCCGCAAGACTTTCTCACGCCCCCTGGAGGGCGTGATGCGACCACACAGGAACAGAGACCAGTCACACTAACCGAGACTCGTCTTTATTGTCTCTTTTCGTGGGGCTGACACCCGGGCGGGCGGAGGGGAGAGGGTAGGACCAGGAGGAGGCCGGAACAAGGGCTCAGACACCGGACGGTCCCCCAGGAGCGGCGGTGGCGGCGGCCGCGAGCGCGGCAGCACagcggcgcccggggcaggggcgcGGCGCGGGCTCTGCGCCTGCGCGACGGCCCATGGTCAGGATGCCGGCCGCGTGGTTGCCGCTGGCCTGCAGGAGGCGCTGCAGCCGGCCCTGGAGGCCGGGCGGCCCGGACCGCCGCTTGCCCAGCGTGAGGATGCCCGCGGCGTGATTGCCCGCGCCGTGCAGCAGCTCGTAGAGGCGGCAGGAGCACGTCTTCTGGCGGCAGCAGTCGGGCAGCGGCTGCGCCACCGCTCCGGGCGAGAGCAGCGcgggcggcagcagcagcagcaggagcagcatcACGGCAGCCCAGGAGACCTGGGAAGTGGGGTACAGGGCGCTGGGGCCCTTTGTGCCGCACCCGCAgccagccccccgccccggctCTGCCCAAACCAGCTTTGCCTGCGTTCCTCCCTCACGGCGCCTTCGTTTTCCGCCCTCTGCGCCCGTGCTCGTGCCAGACTGAAGAGCTCTTTGGAGAAGGGCTCGTCCCTGGTTTTTTTACCCACTCATCCTTCAAGGCCCAGCACAGCACCTCCTTCAGGAAGCCCCCTGAAAACCCGTGAGCAGAATGaatctctctcctctgggtgccCCCATTTAGAGCACTTACCACTCCACCTTGAAACAGGCGCCAGAGTCTGTCTGCACCAAAAATGTGTAAGCGCAGGGTAAACGGAGGCCCTGTTTATTTCCCCCCATTTATGGCACATGAGGTGACATGTGCAAACACAGCACCTgccacatagtaagtgctcagtaaacatgAGCTCTTAGGAGAATAGGGTGGGACCCAAGGTTAGCTAAGGCAGATTCATGGTCAAGGCCACCCAGTGCCCTGCTTCAGAGCCCACACAGGAAAAGGCCACGTGCGGAGACACCTCAGGCCTTTCTTCCCTTATGTCCTTGGAATGATGCCTCATCCCTCGGTGTCCGGCTTTACCTTTGTGGAGGGAGGGTTCATGGTGTCTGGAGGCGCCGGGAAGGGTGGTGTCTGCAGTGGTCCAAATAGTCAGGAACCTTGAGACTGTCGACTGGAACCCGCTACCAGGGGCCTGGGGTTTATAGTGTTCAGAGGTGGTGGGGGGGAGACGGGCACTTG
This genomic stretch from Dasypus novemcinctus isolate mDasNov1 chromosome 21, mDasNov1.1.hap2, whole genome shotgun sequence harbors:
- the HCRT gene encoding hypocretin neuropeptide precursor, whose product is MNPPSTKVSWAAVMLLLLLLLPPALLSPGAVAQPLPDCCRQKTCSCRLYELLHGAGNHAAGILTLGKRRSGPPGLQGRLQRLLQASGNHAAGILTMGRRAGAEPAPRPCPGRRCAAALAAAATAAPGGPSGV